The Rubricoccus marinus nucleotide sequence TCCTGGCCACGTTCGCCGCGATGGTGTTCGCGGCAGGGTACGGAATGCTCGAAGACGGTCTGTGGTACCCACTCACGGGCCGAATCCCGTTTTACGAGGCGAACGGATGGACGGCACGCGTGACGGACGGTCTGCTCTACGCGGTCCCGTTCCTGTTCTTCCTGACGGTCCACGAGTTCGGGCACTACTTCGCGGCGCGGTGGAATAAGATCCGGGTCTCGTTGCCGTACTACATCCCGTTGCCGTTCGCGCTTGGCACGTTCGGCGCCGTGATCCGCATCAAGGAGCCCTTCCGCCGGACGCGGCAGTTGTTCGACGTGGGCGCCAGTGGGCCTCTGGCGGGATTCGTAGCGGCCCTCGTCGTGATCGGGATTGCCGTCTTTACGCTCCCACCGGTGGAGTACTTGATGAGCGCCGGGAGAGCCGGCCACGCGGCGACGATCCAGTTCTACCTCGAGAACGGCGTGTTTCCCGAGCGCACGTCCGCGCCGGGCATGGGGGTAATGCTCGTCCCCGGAGACACGCCGTTGTTCCACGCGGTCATGTCGCTCGCGGACTACCGGGTGCCGAGCTACGAACTGGCGCACTACCCGGTGCTGCTCGCCGGGTGGTTGGGTCTCTTCTTTACCGCGCTCAACCTGCTGCCCGTCGGTCAGTTGGACGGTGGGCACGTGATCTACGCGATGTTCGGTGAGGCCGTCCATCGCGTCGTCGCCCGCGTGACCACGTTGCTCCTGATGCTCTCGGGGTCGGTCGGGTGGCTGGTGCAGATGGTGCCGGAACTCCAGAGGTGGTACGGCACGCAGGGACTTATCAGCGGGTGGGCGGCGCTCGCGTTCGTGTTGCTGCTCTACCTCCGCCGCTACTTCGGGGACGTGCGGTACGCCCTTGTAGGAACGCCCGTGCTGGTGGCACTCGCGGCCGCGGTGACGTTCCTCACGCCGGGCCTCGCGGCGAACGTCGGATTCATCGGCTGGCTGCTCTGGAGCGGGCTGATCCTGTTCGTGATCCGCATGGACCACCCGCCGGTGCTGGTGGTGGAGCGGCTCTCGCCGGGGCGCCGCGCGCTGGGCTGGGCATGCATCGCCATCTTCCTGCTCTGCTTCTCCATCCAGCCGCTCGGGTAGAGTCGCCTCTGGCCCCAAGGCCTCTGGCCCCAAGGCCTCTGGCGCCAGAGGCCTCCCGCGCCCAGGTCACTTCGGCGCGCCCACGTGGCACCTGCGCCAGAGGCGCGCTAGGTTGGCCGCACACGCACCCCCGAGGCTCCCGACCGACCGCTACGCCCGTACCTTCGCCGCTCCCCCATCCCGACCTCGGGAACGAGCCTGATGCTCCGCGTTTTTCGGTCTGCCTCTTTTGCTGCCCTCGTCCTCGCCGCCGCGGCCTGTGACGACGCGCCCGGCGCTCGCGACCCGTTCGGGTCTCCGCCCGTCGTCTCCGCGTTCTCGTTCACGCCAGAGGCCTTCGAGGACGTGAGCGGCAACGCGACCATCACCGTCGAGCCGACGATCTCAGTCTCCGTCGCCGGTGGAAGTGGGGACATCACGGTCCGCGCGTTCGTGCGGGACCTGGACGGCGACGAACTGGTGGGCGAGGCCGACGCCTCTGGCGGCCCCGGCCGCTACGACCTCCGTCCCACGCTCACGCTCCCACGCGGCGCCGTCGGCGATT carries:
- a CDS encoding site-2 protease family protein, which produces MEPRPDPHPASGDVRPGDLISGAARDSVLTDFSPPSAPPDRDRVWLHIGLFLATFAAMVFAAGYGMLEDGLWYPLTGRIPFYEANGWTARVTDGLLYAVPFLFFLTVHEFGHYFAARWNKIRVSLPYYIPLPFALGTFGAVIRIKEPFRRTRQLFDVGASGPLAGFVAALVVIGIAVFTLPPVEYLMSAGRAGHAATIQFYLENGVFPERTSAPGMGVMLVPGDTPLFHAVMSLADYRVPSYELAHYPVLLAGWLGLFFTALNLLPVGQLDGGHVIYAMFGEAVHRVVARVTTLLLMLSGSVGWLVQMVPELQRWYGTQGLISGWAALAFVLLLYLRRYFGDVRYALVGTPVLVALAAAVTFLTPGLAANVGFIGWLLWSGLILFVIRMDHPPVLVVERLSPGRRALGWACIAIFLLCFSIQPLG